The following proteins come from a genomic window of Citrobacter europaeus:
- the mgtS gene encoding protein MgtS — protein MLGNMNIFMAVLGIILFSGFLAAYFSHRWDD, from the coding sequence ATGCTGGGTAATATGAATATTTTTATGGCTGTTCTGGGAATTATTTTATTTTCCGGTTTCCTGGCCGCGTATTTTAGCCACAGATGGGATGATTGA